The genomic region TAAGACATCAGAGTTAAGTCTAAACCAAGTCTTGTAGATCTTTAAGCATCATAAAATAGCAGCCTAAATAATCATCATATAATGAGGTTGACTTTTGAAAATGTCAGCATTGACCTCTCCTTGCCACCATTGCTCAGCTAAGTAAGCAAAAATtgccattcttaaaaaaaaaagctctttaaaTGAGCATAGGGGGAAAAAGAACTCCCACCCAGAAATTCTAGTAATACTCAGTTTTGACCTCTTCCTGCTTCCATGTGGAGTTTCTTTTCAGCTTTTAACCATGGAATTTTCTACCTGCTATGTCCTTCTCTGGAAGATACCTTTTTGGAAATGCTGCCTTTCAAGTAAGTCAGTGCTATGATTATCCATACTGTTGAGTTTGTTGCTGTTTAAGAAGTGTCTCTATTTTACAACTTCATGCACATACCTGGCAAGTTATTGACATGAGCTTTCAACAGTACAGGGGTTGAGTTAGGGTGGCTGGGTTGGGACGGGGCTCACCAACAGAGCTGGCCCAGTGGCAGTGCCTGAAAAGGCACCACCTTTTAGGACCAGGTAGGGGGTTGGTAAGCACAGTTATGAAAATGTCTATCTAGCCTCCGTTTTGAATGGTTTTAAGAAATTTTGTATATGGAGGATGGAAAtgcttatatatttattgaaaattcttttatttgaaattaaaattatttggtgaATAATGGTTTGATATTTGGGGAGGGTTTTTGAAGGGAAAGTAACGCCGCTGATAAATTAGAAGCCTCGTTGATTCTGCAGAAAGGTACTGTTCGTTGTCTGATTGGATGCCTTTGTTTTGTACATGATCCAAatctttgttttacatttcttttatctaaaatatttagGCATCTGACATTTTCAACCAAAATTTCAATTATATACTGTGATTTTTGTTGCAATATGTTAAAATTTCAGAGGTACTTTGGGGTTCAAAAGCTAGGATTTCTAAGTCAGTATGTGCATTTCACATAATAAAGCTGTTAATGGTGAGCAAAGTATTATATACTAactagatttttccacatctgtaTAGTATATTATGTATTTTGTGGTATTGAGATTATAGAAAGTTTAGAGTGTCAAACATGcgtttaatgtgtatttttaaacaaatttatggCAATTAAAATATTTGGAGACAAGGGTATCACATTTCAATTTGTAAAGATCTTTTTAACTCTACTGTGTCATTAAGATGCTTTGTATAATGCCAAACCATAGCTGGAGAAACTAAgtttaataaatatcaaatagATTTTCTGTATTAAAGTTTATAAACTGTCAGTTCTCACTTTGCCCTTTTCATGTAATTTCTATTTGGTGTTTTAGAGTCCAATGTTACTCTTGAAAGGTCTGGTCCCACCAGTTCTGGTCTCATTTTCTGATACAGAGACTGTGTACTTTTGCTGGCCACGGGTTCTTTTGCATAGATCAGAATTCATTCTGCTCCAATAGAAATCTCAGACaaattctttttgctgtttttggtGTGTTAggcttttactgttttatttaattagATTTTCTTTCTGTTCAGTCACAAACCTGGGCACATTATCAGGTAAGTGCCAGCATTGCTGGTTTTTAGCACCTTACTGAAGAGTTCTTTTACAGGGGCTGAAGGGCTAGGATCCAGGGCCACAGCTTCTGAACTTGCTGGTCACATAGCTGTTACAAAACTTATGCCTGTACCCTGCCATTGTGTTATTTCTTGAAAAACCCTAACTCCCACTATGTTACTCACTGTTAACTTTCAAGATTGAGAAGTAACATCATTATTAGGCAATGTATTAATAGTTTTTTCTGTAGTATACAAAATGAACCCTTCTCCCCcctcaaaagttttaaattccaGATTGCCAAAATTTCAAATGTGAGTCTTTTaatagtataataaaaaaataaattctaaattgaCAAGTTTAGTTATGCTCATCTTAATATCAACATTCTAAGAAGAAACAGGAGACCAATTTAAAGCATACATCTgcctttaaatattaaaaacacaagATATCTTCACTTAAGTGTCTCCAGTCAATATGCAGTTAATCAATATTCCATAGAATGGAGCATTGTAGGTGACTGCTGTTGTCTTTTCCTCTGGCAGGGTACATCATTCCTGGGCCACACTTAGGGAACAACGCCTCtttctaagggaaaagaaaaggttCTTTTTAAGACAAAGGTAGCAGTACCGGAGCCACCCTGCTATTTCCTTCCTCTGGTTGATCTGTCCAGTGTGAGGGGAGACTGCAGGAAGGAAACGCACTGCTCTCATGGCACCTGTGTGGAGCTGTCCTTGGCTCCTAACTCCTGAGGAATTCTCTAAAGGGCTCTCAGCCTCAAGTCCTCCatctcaactttattctcaggtctgtgtgtgtgtgtggatgtctgCCTAGCTTCCCAAGCCTCTAGCTCAGTCCTGCTCCAGGGTTTGTGCAGTACCTGCATAGCCTGGTGATGCACTCAGAATCATCCCGGCAGGAGGCCCCAATGGGCCTGAGGGAAACCCCTCTCCAAAATGGGGTCATTCTCCGCAGCCTTCTCTTTGCTGAACTCAGTTCCGATATTGGGGAGCCATCTACCTGTAGGGCAGACACATTTACCTTAGGTATAGAAGCGCTGACACCTTCCCATTTTGGAGGAATGGCCATTCCCAGGGTGCTGTGGGCTGAGAGCAGAGGAACCATTCCTCAGGGCTGAGGCTGGCTCTCAGGTTCCCCTGCAGCACCAGCATCCCTGCACATCCACAGCTGTATGCTTTCCTTACCTGGCCCAACAGCAACAGGCAGATCACAAGCCCTGCAAAGAGTTTGAGGTGCCACATCTTGACACAGGATGTTGGAGTCTGAAAGCCAGGAACAGTTCCCACTTCATTTTATAGAGTGAAATCAACCTCTCTTATGGTTGGCAGGTGAGATGGGGCAAAGTTTATTTTTGCAATCATGGTCGATTTAATAAGTTAATGTCTACCAGAGGAATGTGCTCAAGGCCTGCCTTTCAAGCACGTTGTATTTACTGATCCGTCATCTGGACTTTGAGTGATTTATGTTGCTGGCTTGTACCCTTCACCCATTTTAGCAAGTCAGCACTACCCCCACCCCTGTGAAAGCCACGTGAAACTATTGACAAAGGCCAGGCACCTAGCCACATTTTGATTCCAAAATAGTTCAGTGAGGTCACTTTAATCAAAATAGAATTCAAATAATGAGGTCTTCAGAAATAGTGTTGACCCCTTTCAGCCTTGTCTAGGAAAGAGGCACTGATCTGTTGTGTTACAGGCAGCAGGATAAGGCCCCTACCTCCCTACTGTAGGAGCAGTTAGGTCTATGGCGCCCAGATCCCTCATTTGTGTAGACTGTCATCCTTACTCTCTGCTCCACATCATCTCCGTGGAAGAATGGAGACTCAGCTGTGAAACTTCAAAATCTGTTCTACCCTCCCTCTTCCCAGGGGAAGGGCCATCAGGACTGATGGGGGACTTAGGTGAACCACAGGTGAATCAGGTAAATGAGTTGGGTGAGAGCTCCTAAGCCAATGGGAGAGCTTGTGTAGTGGTGACAAATCACACTGCAAAGCCTTGCTATACAGGTGTTCCTCCCAGTAGGTAGGTGATGGGCCTTCTAAAGAGCATGTCGGTCTTGCAGACTCAGGGAAGGCCTACAGCTGAGCTGTCTCCAAAACCTATCACTGAAATAGAAACTGCTGCTTGCTTTTTGGGGCATGGACCTAAATCATGAGTGGTTATGGATAATCATTAAATgacatggacattttaataaatttgggAAGAAAGGTCTGAATTCTGAGCAAGGAGATTTATAGGACATGAGATTTTCCTGTGACGTAGAAGTGTTAGACAAAAAGATATGCAACAAaattccttctctgcctggcGTCTCCGTGAGAACTTTGCTGATACCTGTTCCTGAGGCCCTTCTCTTCAGAGGTTGGCTATTTGGTGAGAGCCCACCTGTTCCCCAAGGAAAAGTGGAGGAGATAGGTCCAGCTGAAGGTGGAATAGAGGCTGCCAGTGCTTTTGCCAAGGAAGAAGAGGGTGGTATGGTGAACCTCAGAGCTGGGATCGAGCAGGGTGTGATCCCAGATCTGTTTGTCCTGGTTCCAGTCCCCGGGAAAGGTCTGGAGGGAGCCACACTGCACCTTAAGAACATTGAATAGCGGACCTCTGCCAAACCCACCTAACCAGTTCTGTAAGTTTGCAACTAGTTAGCTGCTCCTTCCCTTTACCCTGAGCTTGGGTCTATAATGACCCCAGGTAGGTGCTTAACTAGAAACTTaagtggggtggggaagaggctACGTGGTGACCTAGTGAACATTGAGTAAGAACAAATCCGATTAGATAAGCAAAAGACTGAACAACGTGATGTCCTATAGCCAGTTGGGTCTGTGGACTGGGTGCCAGCCACCCCTTAATCAGCCTGGAGTGATGTGCCAGATGAGATTTGGAAACGGCTTATTTCAAAGATAGGTACTTTCTCCCAATCCTCCATTTCTGTCTTCCTGTACTCCAGGCAGAATCAAACTAGCCTTTTGTGTCAATAAATCCAATACCACAGGCAAGGAGAAGGTCTGTAACTCAGACCCCTGTGCATAGAGGAAAAAAGGACCATTCATACTCATGGGTGTGAAAACACTGCAGAAGCTTTTGTGGCTCAAGCCTCTATCTTGTCTGCCACCTCttaccacaacaacaaaaaactattacTGCCGGTAGAAGGAACCACTGTAAGGGAAAGTATTTAAACATAGGTTTAAACTAACCCCActgttttatttaaacttaaacaTGGAGCAAAAATCAAACTTAAGAGTGGCATCCAGGCAGCATCAAGCTGAAGCGATCGCAGTTACCCACAGCCATCCTATACCCCTTGAGTGATTGTAAAGGCTTattcttgaaatttaaaaaaataaaggccacAGGTCTCTGCAGTCAATATACtgcacacaaaaattagaggatcaggtaACGTGCAGAtaactccagtactttcagccttttatatagtgcattttcaccaacgaaataaatgttggttttgcatctcatttgcatattggatcactttctttgacttatttgcttttctgatgttcttgtttgataaaaaatatcaaatgctttttttattgcttcatactcattttgaaataacccctaatttttgtgagcagtatattttgctgaatgaataacaTAACTACATGTTCCTTCCACCAGGGAAAGGCCTAAGCGGCCTCTAACAATTTTAGCCATAAGAATGCTCGGCTGGGAGTCAAGAGTGGCATCTAGGCAGAGTAATGGACCACAGGCcagcccttcccctctgtctttaATTCTGTCCATTGGATGGAAGGAGATCCTGGAGACCTCAGGCACTGACAACTGGGGGTTCAAGCAATTAATTTACAAGAAGAAATTGAGATTGAAGCATGTCTGATAGTTTAAGGCACTCTATAGTCCTCATTCAACAttgcagactggcacaaaatttctggaccAATTAACACAGCTCTCAGGGATTTTGTTTTGGAGGTAAGTGCTTGGGATGAACTGCGAGAAAGAGGGTCTAGTACACGAACATACATAAGTTTCAAACATATTCCATCCAGGTGGAGATCATTAGGGCTTGACAGTAACTGGAAACTTTCTTGCTATCCCGGAGCAGGAGGTGCCTACTAAAAAATGAAAGACTCTCCTAATATGTAAAAACTTTTCCAGGTAAAATTTCAACAAAGggtcaaagtatatatttttttttctggctggaACTGGCAGACTTCTGGGCCTGCATTGGTAGACTGGTAGCTCTGGGACTGCTGCAGCCGGCTAAATAGTTCCTTTGGCCACATTCTGCAGCCCAGAGATGAAAGCCCTTGGGGTAAGTGGTTGTGCCCCCAGTGTTAGGTAAATGAGCTGGACCTGGTGCTGGAGGGTCAGGTGGGTGGGTTATAGGCCCTGAAGTCCACAGCAGCGGTTCTTCCTTTAGAGACTATCCcaagttttccttttcttatagatTTTTACAAGTAGTCCCTAAAATTATCTCAGATCCCGTATCATGTACAGGAGCATTGAGCTGTAACTCAACGCATACTACCACCACAGCACCCTGCTATGCAGAGCTCTGTGCCTCCAAATTTAGAGGGAAGCCCTTCCATGAGAAACATGCTTAAAAGCAGcctttaacaattttatttaaaagcacgGCTGGctttctcagtgaatagagcatcagcccagcatatgaacatcccaggtttgactcccggtGAGGGGACACAAGAGTTCATCTGCTTATTtatttccccttccttctttccctccttcagccagtggctcaattggttgagcattggccccaggtgctgaggctcGCTCTATTGGTCCCAGTGTGTCAAATTGCTCGATTGATTCCAGCATCaacccagacagggttgctgggtggatcctggtcagagcgcatacgggagtctatcacacaaaaaataaaataagacaaagtaAAAGCATGAACCGAGCTTACAGCAGGGGCTTCTCAGTAGGGTGCTTTTAGGATAAAAAGGATTCACACCAACAGGCTCAGTGCTGAGAAAGAGTAAGGTTGATTTTGAGCTAGTATCTCTCCAAAGGAGTCGTCTGAGGGTAAAATGAAGCCAAGAGGGTGGGAGAGGGTAGCCATCTCCCCTTGGTAGATTGGGGCTAAAGTCAGAGGGAGAGATTCATGAATGGCAGTGGTCCTCCTTTGGTGTGTGAATGCTGAAACTTTGCAAAGTTATGGAGAGgtacatttacattttctttaggtCCACAGCTCTCATCATTCTCAAAAAGGTCCATAACCTAAATACGCTGCAAATCAGGCAAGCGCTGAGAATAAATCTGGACAAAGAGCCaaacaagaaaattaaactaTGTTTGGTGAGTTTTTATCACATAGCTGTCCGTTAAGCCTAGAGCACCTCACCACATTCATATATTACTAATTTCAAAGCAGTCCTCCGGCTTTGTATTAACATGTCTTATGGGCAGCAAGTTCAAAGCTCAGGAGTGCAGATTTCCTGCCTGTATCACAGGGAGGAAGCAATAGTGAAAGGGTATGGACCTGAGTATGTCACTCAGCCATTCCTCCTAATCCCACCTCACATCAATACAATCTATCTTactttgggggggtggggggcgcttggaaatatttttaactttggttCCTAAAAGCAATCATTAGGAGGAGAGATACACAGCCTTGGTCAGAAGCTAAGCTACAGTGAAAGCTGCTGCTCTGGACCAGCAAAGAATGTCCTTAGAAGGAATTTCTAGAAATGGAGCAGGGAAGCAGAAGCATGAACTGCCAACTTACCCCAACTTCCGTTGAAAGGAAAAAGGTACCTTTTTGCCTTAGTCTTGTTCTCCATGGTCCTGTGTCCCTGCCATGCTGAGCAGATGGCTTCCCAGAACTGTGACCCAGTCGCCGTTCTTAAAGGCATCATACCCAGCCTGGGCATCCTTGGGCAAGAGCTGAATGGTGTGGAGGTCATGGGAACTGATGACCCCCAGGCATCTGACGACAAAGGAAGTTCTGCCTTCCCTGAATCAGACCTCAAATGGGTGGGGAATCATCCATGGAGAAACTGGCGGAATATGAAGACCTATGGTGTAAGCTCTCCTTGAGGTTCCCAGTGGCTACCCTTACATTGCACTTGTGGCAATTCTTCACCCCAGTGTGGACACCCAGGGTGACATCTGCCTGGACATCCTGAAGGACAGTGGTCTGCTCTGTATGACATCAGGACCATCCTGCTTTCCATTCCAGAGCCTGCCAGGAGATTCCTAACATCCATAGCCTGTTGAACACACATGATGGGGAGCTCTGAGAAAAACCTCACAGCCTTTGAGAAATAGCTGCAAGAAACCTACCCAAAGCAGGTCTCCAGTCAAGAGCCCTGACCCCGCTGTCCAGTTTCCCTCCTCATGCTTTCCATTGTCCTTGCCTTGATTTCTCTGAGTCTGTATCATCAGCTGTGGTGTCATTATTtgttttgcttctatttttttcaagtaaGTCTCTGGCTGAGCTCCTGTGatgaatatattaaatacatttcgcttaaaaaaaaataacttttctactATAAAGATAACTCAAAGGCTCCAGAACAGGGTAAACTTTTTCCATAAAGGGCCAGAGaacaaatattttaggctttatggGGCATATATGGTTAAAAACCACTGTTAGCAATGTGGTACAAAGAGCCAGGGTGCTGCCCCAGTACTGAAAGTCAAGGGGTCCCCTCACCCCTCCTTTTCTAGCTGACTTTCCCTCAGGTGAAGGAAGGCCTGCCGTAGGAGGAAAGGCTGTACAGCATAATTTTAAGAGCATAAACTTTAGTGTCAGACTCTTGTCATTcacaacctgtataattttgggcaaattacttataCTTTCTGTGCCTGTGCCCTCATCTGCATAATAAGTAATGATGATACTTCACAGGTAGCTATGAGgtttaaaataacttatttatatAAAGGACTAAGAGTACCTGACACAGTAATTACAATATGGTTAGGATTTATTATTATAGGAGCAGAGGGACTAGAACCAACATTCCCTACGGTGCATGCCACCTACAACTGACTAGCGTGCAAGAGAAGCTGCAACTCTTTTCTTGTAGATTATACTGCAGAACAAGGAGTGAACCTACTCCTTCACAAACTCAGAATTGCCAAAATTGTTCAGGGCTCATTCTGAACTGTTCCGGGGAAAACAGTTCATTAACTTGACTATTATCAAGTCACACCAAAGACTCTgctcataaaaatgcaaaatcacAACATTGCAGTCCATAAGAAGTTTATTGTCTTCAAGACATGACAGTGCAGACTCCTCCCAGAGAAGGGTCTTTCAGAGACAGGGAACCATCCTCCAGATGAGTCGCTCATTTGTCATTTTCATAGTCTGCTGGATTCTTCCTTTTGCCTTTCTCAAACTCCTGGGTTCCCCAAGTGTAGACAAGATAAAACCctacaaatgctttaaaaatcaaAGTGAGAGAAAGCAGTGAGCACAGAAACAAAGGGTCCCCATCCTCTTCTGAGTAACAGATTCTGCCCTCCTGTTTTCTAGTTTTCAAAAAATCACTTTTAAGCCGGATGATCACACACCCACTTGATAGGTGACCAAAAGAACAGGGTCTACCTAGGAAATTGTCACCAAACCTTCCACATCTCTCCCTGTaggacaattaaaaattttaataagataaTGGAGATAAAATTAACACAAGCTTCACCATTTAACCAAATTCACAATTTTATCAACTATCATCACTAATGCACATTAACACAAAACCGTTCGACGCTAAGAAAGTGAGTAAAGGTGACCTCAGAGGGGGACAGAGTCACACCAGTGACCTTGCGCCACTCGTTTAAATtctctgactcagtttcctcatcagtacgACAGAAAGGATATGCCATGACTAGCTCAAGGGCCTCGAGGAATTTTCAGTGAGGAAACGTGGCTGGCAAGTCGCAGAAGGCCTGCCGCCGGCGAGCACCGTGCCGGGGAGTCCGGCCGCCCGGCCAGGGTACTCACGCGGCACGACGCGGAGGATGGATCCCTGAATGCGGCGCAGCACGTTGGGGATGCCCTTGCTGAAGTAGTTCGGAAAGGCGCGCTGCTCGAAGGGCGACAAGCTGTAGGTGATCACATGCCGCACCCGCGCCAGGTTCCCAAACGCGCGGCCCATGGCGGCGGCGCCTGCAGGGCTGAGGAAGGACAGGCGCTGGCCTCAGCCTGGTGCACGCCGCCCGCACCCGACAGGCCCTCCCCGGGCTCCCGTCCTCCCCATCCTAAGCGGCGCCCCCTCCCAGGACCATCAGGACCGCGCAACCGGAACCCACTCCCACACCAGGGTCACCTCACCCTTCACTGTCGCAGGAGCCACCGGCCTCCGTCCGCCACTTCCGGCACGACCGGAAGCCGGCCTAAAGCCAGTGAAGTCACTTCCGGGGAGTCCCATTTCATGCTGTCTCCCGGGGAGGCGCCGGTGCCTGACCCCTATCCTTCACGCAGCGGATTCTGGAGAGTAAGCGCCCTGGCCTGGTGATCCTTGGGTGGGCGGCGCCTGGGCCCGGAGTGGGACCTAGCGGAGCACCACCCTGGAGCGACTTTGGGGGCCCGGGCACCTCCGAGGCCCTCATACCTTTGCTTTCCGTGAAGCCGCGGGAAGCTGCCGTTGCCGAGGAGGACGGAGAGGTGCCGAGAAAGGGGCCGTCCACCGTCGAGGGCCGGGCGCTGAGCACTTGAGGCCCCTGCAGCGGTGGGGAGCACCCTGGGGCCCCAGTGGTCCTACATGTCTGGTGCCGCGGCTAAAACCCGCCCCGACCCCTGTCCCAAAGCCAGAGGCTTGGACCGGATTTTCTCCTGGCCACCGCCGCTTGAAAATCCACCGACAGGCTGTCGACGTTCCCAGCGTAGAACAAAAACGTACCCGCAGATACAACCACAAGAGTACCCAAATAATTGTCAGGCAATTGGTCGCTAAGTGGCGGTAAGAAGGAAGTAGGAGGCCACCCCGAGACTGgccagggtggggagtggggggtaaGGTAGGAGTGCCCGCAGTTCTCCCCTCCGCTTTCCGGGAGGGGAGGCAAGGGACATCTGTATGGTGTCACCGTGTTTTCGGAAGGTGCTTGAGAACGCGGCTACCCATGCCGCCGACTTCTACTGGTTGCCGTGTCTGTAAATGTTTATAGCTCGTGGAACTGCTGGCCACCTGTCATCCAGGA from Saccopteryx leptura isolate mSacLep1 chromosome 6, mSacLep1_pri_phased_curated, whole genome shotgun sequence harbors:
- the UQCRQ gene encoding cytochrome b-c1 complex subunit 8, which encodes MGRAFGNLARVRHVITYSLSPFEQRAFPNYFSKGIPNVLRRIQGSILRVVPPFVGFYLVYTWGTQEFEKGKRKNPADYENDK
- the LEAP2 gene encoding liver-expressed antimicrobial peptide 2, which gives rise to MWHLKLFAGLVICLLLLGQVDGSPISELSSAKRRLRRMTPFWRGVSLRPIGASCRDDSECITRLCRKRRCSLSVAQE